The genomic window CGTTGCCTGAGACATGCGACATCTACGTAACCCAAGTATTTGCGATTGTAATCAAGCACGGGTAATACCTGTTGCTCCAGTTCGCAATACTTCAGAAGGTCGTCGGTGCTAGACGCAACCTCGGTGTCTCTGATAATTAAATCGCCTGAGGCAGAGCCAGATTCGATAAATGAAAACAAGTCCAGAAGACCTAGGTACTCGCCATTAGTTACCACTGGCAGTTGAGTTACCGATGCTGCTTTAAATACTGATAAAATAGCCGATTGTTCCCCGTTGGCAAGGTCAATATAAAACCTGGTTTCCAAATCTGCTCGGTCAACCACAATATCACCTTCTTTTAAGCGATTAGAATCTTTAGCTAGTTACCCCATTACTTCAATACTATTGAAGCTTAATTCTTTAGCACAATCTTCTAATCATAACCGACCTTATTGTTGTTTTTAACTGATGATTGTAATATATTGCAAGTATGCAAGGAGGATGGTTTATGGACAGGGCAGTAACTGTAGAGAATTTGTCAAAAACATATCGTCGACCCGGAGGCGCCAAAGTATCGGCGATAGATTCAGTCAGCTTTCAGGTGCCCAGTGGCTCGATTTTTGGTCTTCTGGGTCCAAACGGTGCCGGCAAAACAACAACCGTCAAGTCAATCTGTGGATTAATCAAGCCAGATTCCGGCACCATAAGTGTCCACGGACATGATGTTTTTCGCCAGCGCACCCTGGCCTTACAGCAAGTATCCGCTGTGCTCGAGGGAAACCGCAATATCTACTGGCGCCTTACCCCTAAAGAAAACCTGAAATTTTTAGCAACAATCCGCGGACGCACACGCCGGAAGTTGAAAGCGGAAATTGAAGAACTGCTGACTATTTTCGGCCTGGAAGCCCAGGCCAATCAACCGGTGCGTAAGCTCTCCCGGGGGATGCAGCAAAAGTTGGCGATTGCCATCACTTTGATTAGTAAGGCGCCCGTGCTCTTGTTGGATGAGCCCACACTGGGGCTCGATGTCAAGGTCTCTTACGAGGTGCGCAAACTCCTGCAAAGGATTGTCAGTGAACATAAGCGCGCAATTATCGTGACCACCCATAATATGAATGTCGTTGAGGATATCTGTGAACAAGTTGTGATTATAAACGAGGGGCGAGTTGTGGCCAATGACCGCACCGAAAACCTGCTGAAACTGTTCCAGGCCCGCTCCTATCACCTGACTGTTGGCAGTCTCAGTGACGAACAGCAGCGGCTTTTGACTGACATTCCCCACCTGAGCCTGGAGCAACAGATCGGAGAATGGCGGATTGCCCTGGACATCGAAGTAGCTCCTGCCCTCTGGCCGGTCCTGGACTTGCTTAGACAAGAGGAAACCGTTATTGAATCAATTACACGCCAGGAGTTAAACTTCGAAAAAGTTTTCCTGGAACTGATGGGAGGGGACGAAGCATGAACTTCTGGTTGGGCTTCCGGGCCATGTTTAAAAAAGAACTGCTGATTATAATCAGATACATTGCCAATACCATGGGCGGCATGCTGACCTTCTATCTGGTCTTTCTCCTGATTTTTCTTGGCTACAGGGGCGTAGCAGGTGCCGGCGCCAGTTTCGGCGAGGGCACCGGCCATCTGATCGTTGGTTACACCACCTGGTTGTAATACCGTCAACTTGGGCATGCGGACATTTTCTTGGACTTCTTTATACAGCTAAACCAATACTTCGTCTATATGCCACTGGGCTCATCGCCCCAAGAGACATCTTAATTCGTTCTTCATTATACCACCTGAGATAACGGTCGAGTTCATCTATAAACTGATTTATAGAAACATCTTTCCATGACCGGAAATAAAACATCTCATTCTTGAGTCTTCCAA from Bacillota bacterium includes these protein-coding regions:
- a CDS encoding IS3 family transposase, whose amino-acid sequence is LSRTVLRRGKGSNPFSLVDYRWPGWLSRMEGAGLTRSMSKKGCSPDNSACEGFFGRLKNEMFYFRSWKDVSINQFIDELDRYLRWYNEERIKMSLGAMSPVAYRRSIGLAV
- a CDS encoding ABC transporter ATP-binding protein, coding for MQGGWFMDRAVTVENLSKTYRRPGGAKVSAIDSVSFQVPSGSIFGLLGPNGAGKTTTVKSICGLIKPDSGTISVHGHDVFRQRTLALQQVSAVLEGNRNIYWRLTPKENLKFLATIRGRTRRKLKAEIEELLTIFGLEAQANQPVRKLSRGMQQKLAIAITLISKAPVLLLDEPTLGLDVKVSYEVRKLLQRIVSEHKRAIIVTTHNMNVVEDICEQVVIINEGRVVANDRTENLLKLFQARSYHLTVGSLSDEQQRLLTDIPHLSLEQQIGEWRIALDIEVAPALWPVLDLLRQEETVIESITRQELNFEKVFLELMGGDEA